A DNA window from Bdellovibrio sp. BCCA contains the following coding sequences:
- a CDS encoding tail fiber domain-containing protein, whose product MRSLYLLGILLLASLSIFPIQGNASPSSLTYQGRIIKSDGTPLEYSNVSFIFQIMDPSGQCVIYQEQVTGVNMANSKGVFDVPIGKGGVNYPLGGGFTVLDSFNNSSTFTCGACSGYTCSDSTSNYSPVQTDGRLLRAQFHDGSAWRLISPDNVIRSVPYSAYALSAKKLGTNIATDFLLKTSVPTCNSNEFLSWNGSTFVCAPVTGASGGTVTNVTSGNSYVTITNNTSTPLVTLNVGTGAGTVAAGDDSRFTNARVPTGAAGGDLSGTYPNPSVAKIQNVAVASAAPTNGNFLKFDGTQWIGAAIGMSDVTNLNSSLNNYHTVAAFNSAVGSANCAAHQTPYWNSVSGSFQCQAINVSVAGDVSGTIGAVSVNKIKGVDVDTTGLTSGQILKYDGTKWAPAADSNAGGTVTNIATGTGLSGGPITTTGTISLANTAVTAGSYGSTTQVGTFTVDAQGRLTAASNTAIAFPVTSVASKTGAVTLDYGDINSAASKYLTYKPNNVACTDGQVLKWIAANSRWECASDTDTNAGGTVTNIATGTGLSGGPITSTGTISLANTAVTAGSYTRANITVDSQGRLTAASNGAAVNLATEVTGTLPIANGGTGQTTATAAFNGLSPSTTKGDLIVHDGTNDIRLPVGTNGQVLSANSAQASGLQWITPTNGTVTNVTGTAPIVVATGSTTPAISINDATTSAKGAVQVGAGIAVTSGTISADPANFPSAVPVSKGGTGVTSLTANRLLASDVTGSTITAFTCAVGQLVTFDAAGVMGCTNYSASGIFANGGNSFGGNATLGTNDAYSLAFKTGGSTRMTILSGGNVGIGVANPATPLDISFSAMSSGIQASNTDATGASSLTLNAGTNKVYLGVWGQSAGGTITYLQSNATNTFDISTFQAQPMTFSTNKVGGGSTERMRITSSGYIGIGTAAPTYPVHIVSNLLTGQTSTHYVTSTNTTSSANASINTSGFYRYTDNSTANSGSNQVLRAEYIRSATATGAPTSFDAQITAANANINGNAPYILKGVNIEAPVVASGMTLDTWQGLYISAPTGAGTITNRYALVTAMNAGNVGIGTTTPSAKLHVASTVRIDDAAVPLAFTETDQGAVPGKYWRVPLDGAQLRFDADQSGTGSFATYISPLALSPNGKVGMGTLTPAAQLHITSGTGYASLMLGNDGGSSNIHMTHETDGTFALFNGTFGAGVTLMSVSNVGNMWIKGTLSQASDERLKKDIHTMDNQLEKVLQIRPVTYNWKDQEKYDKKQQVGLIAQEIEKIYPEVVQNNRDGYKSVSYSNLVAPVIAALKEFYNKWQDQNEKVDRSIASIQEENLQLKKETEKLKADNAEMKMRLEQIEKALHSSQNQKK is encoded by the coding sequence ATGAGATCATTGTACTTACTTGGTATCTTACTTCTCGCTTCGCTTTCTATTTTCCCAATACAAGGCAATGCTTCTCCGTCTTCATTAACTTATCAAGGTCGTATTATTAAATCTGACGGAACTCCGCTGGAATATTCCAATGTCAGTTTCATTTTTCAAATCATGGATCCTTCCGGTCAATGCGTGATCTATCAAGAGCAAGTGACTGGTGTAAATATGGCGAACTCTAAAGGCGTCTTTGACGTTCCCATCGGAAAAGGTGGAGTCAATTACCCTTTAGGCGGTGGATTTACGGTTCTTGATTCTTTCAACAACTCTTCGACTTTCACTTGCGGAGCTTGCAGTGGATATACTTGCTCTGATAGCACGAGCAATTATTCTCCGGTGCAAACGGATGGTCGCCTTTTAAGAGCGCAGTTTCACGACGGCAGCGCTTGGCGTTTGATTTCTCCGGACAATGTGATTCGTTCCGTACCCTACTCGGCTTATGCACTTTCTGCGAAGAAATTGGGAACTAATATCGCTACGGATTTTCTTTTAAAGACGAGTGTGCCGACGTGTAATTCCAATGAGTTTTTATCTTGGAATGGAAGCACTTTCGTCTGTGCTCCTGTAACTGGTGCGAGTGGCGGGACCGTGACTAATGTTACATCGGGGAACTCTTATGTAACAATTACGAACAACACTTCGACTCCCCTTGTAACTTTGAATGTTGGCACAGGTGCGGGAACCGTCGCGGCTGGAGATGATTCTCGTTTTACGAATGCTCGCGTTCCTACGGGAGCTGCGGGTGGAGATTTGTCTGGAACTTATCCGAATCCTTCTGTGGCGAAGATTCAAAATGTTGCAGTTGCTAGTGCTGCACCAACAAATGGAAATTTTTTGAAGTTTGATGGCACTCAGTGGATTGGGGCTGCCATTGGGATGAGTGATGTTACTAATTTGAATTCCTCTTTGAATAATTACCATACCGTGGCTGCGTTTAATTCTGCTGTTGGGAGTGCGAACTGTGCTGCTCATCAGACGCCGTATTGGAATTCTGTCTCTGGGTCTTTTCAATGTCAGGCGATCAATGTTTCTGTTGCGGGTGATGTGAGTGGCACTATTGGAGCTGTTTCCGTTAATAAGATTAAAGGTGTAGACGTTGATACAACTGGATTAACTTCTGGCCAAATTTTGAAATATGATGGAACGAAATGGGCTCCTGCGGCGGATTCAAATGCAGGAGGTACTGTTACTAATATCGCAACTGGTACTGGTTTAAGTGGCGGGCCTATTACTACGACAGGAACCATTTCACTTGCGAATACTGCCGTGACTGCGGGTTCCTATGGTTCAACAACACAAGTGGGAACTTTTACGGTTGATGCTCAAGGACGCTTAACGGCGGCTTCAAATACTGCCATTGCATTTCCTGTGACTTCTGTTGCATCTAAAACTGGTGCTGTGACTCTTGATTACGGTGATATCAACAGTGCTGCATCAAAATACTTAACATATAAACCGAACAATGTCGCTTGTACTGATGGACAAGTTTTAAAATGGATTGCTGCTAACTCTCGTTGGGAGTGCGCGAGCGATACAGATACCAATGCTGGCGGTACCGTTACAAATATTGCGACAGGTACAGGGCTTAGTGGTGGCCCGATTACTTCTACTGGAACTATTTCATTGGCAAATACAGCTGTGACTGCAGGATCTTATACTCGTGCAAATATCACAGTCGATTCTCAAGGTCGTTTAACAGCTGCAAGCAATGGTGCTGCTGTAAATTTAGCAACTGAAGTGACAGGTACCTTACCAATTGCAAATGGTGGTACGGGACAAACGACGGCGACCGCTGCCTTCAACGGTCTTTCTCCAAGTACAACAAAAGGTGACTTGATTGTTCACGACGGAACGAATGACATTCGTTTGCCTGTTGGTACAAATGGACAAGTGTTATCAGCAAACTCAGCGCAAGCTTCAGGTCTTCAGTGGATCACTCCAACAAATGGAACTGTGACTAATGTTACAGGTACGGCACCGATTGTCGTTGCAACAGGCTCAACAACACCAGCGATTTCAATTAACGACGCCACCACTTCAGCAAAAGGTGCCGTGCAAGTCGGTGCGGGTATCGCTGTCACATCAGGAACTATCAGTGCTGATCCGGCAAACTTCCCTTCTGCTGTACCGGTTTCAAAAGGCGGTACGGGAGTTACTTCACTGACGGCAAATAGACTTCTTGCTAGTGATGTTACTGGCTCGACAATCACCGCATTCACTTGCGCTGTTGGGCAGCTCGTGACTTTTGATGCGGCTGGCGTGATGGGATGCACGAACTACTCGGCTTCAGGAATTTTCGCAAATGGTGGAAATAGTTTTGGGGGCAACGCCACACTTGGAACAAACGACGCTTATTCACTAGCATTTAAAACAGGTGGATCAACACGCATGACGATTTTATCCGGAGGAAATGTGGGAATCGGGGTTGCAAATCCCGCGACACCATTGGATATAAGTTTCAGTGCAATGTCGAGTGGGATTCAAGCCTCCAATACAGATGCAACAGGCGCGTCTTCTCTGACTTTGAATGCGGGAACGAATAAAGTTTACTTGGGAGTTTGGGGGCAATCCGCAGGGGGAACCATCACCTACCTCCAATCAAACGCGACAAATACGTTTGACATCAGCACCTTCCAAGCACAACCAATGACCTTCTCCACAAATAAAGTCGGCGGAGGAAGCACAGAGCGCATGCGAATCACGTCGAGCGGTTACATCGGTATTGGAACGGCGGCGCCGACTTATCCTGTGCATATCGTCTCGAATTTACTAACCGGACAAACTTCCACTCACTATGTCACTTCGACAAATACGACGTCTTCAGCAAATGCCTCGATTAATACGTCAGGTTTTTATAGATACACGGACAACAGCACAGCTAATTCAGGCTCCAACCAAGTTCTGCGCGCAGAGTATATTCGCTCTGCTACAGCTACCGGAGCACCGACATCATTCGACGCGCAGATCACAGCTGCCAACGCCAATATCAACGGCAATGCTCCGTACATTCTTAAGGGTGTTAACATCGAAGCTCCTGTTGTGGCCAGCGGCATGACACTGGATACATGGCAAGGTCTTTACATCTCTGCTCCGACAGGTGCCGGTACGATCACAAACAGATACGCGTTAGTCACAGCAATGAATGCAGGTAACGTGGGTATAGGGACAACTACCCCGTCCGCCAAACTACATGTAGCTAGCACCGTGCGCATTGATGACGCCGCAGTTCCTTTAGCATTCACTGAAACAGATCAAGGCGCAGTCCCTGGAAAATATTGGCGCGTCCCTCTTGACGGAGCCCAGCTACGCTTCGACGCCGATCAATCAGGAACAGGCTCCTTCGCGACTTACATTTCGCCATTAGCACTTTCCCCGAATGGAAAAGTAGGAATGGGAACACTGACGCCAGCAGCGCAACTGCACATCACATCGGGAACCGGCTACGCCTCTTTGATGTTGGGTAACGACGGAGGTTCCAGCAACATCCACATGACCCACGAAACAGACGGAACCTTCGCATTGTTCAACGGAACATTCGGCGCCGGCGTAACATTGATGTCCGTATCCAACGTAGGAAATATGTGGATCAAAGGCACCCTCAGCCAAGCCTCAGACGAACGCCTGAAAAAAGACATCCACACCATGGACAACCAATTAGAAAAAGTCTTACAAATCCGCCCCGTAACCTACAACTGGAAAGACCAAGAAAAATACGACAAAAAACAACAAGTAGGTTTGATCGCCCAAGAGATAGAAAAAATCTATCCCGAAGTAGTCCAAAACAACAGAGACGGCTACAAATCAGTAAGCTATTCAAACCTAGTCGCACCAGTCATCGCCGCCCTCAAAGAATTCTACAATAAGTGGCAAGACCAAAACGAAAAAGTAGACCGCTCCATAGCCTCAATCCAAGAAGAGAATCTACAATTAAAAAAAGAAACCGAAAAACTCAAAGCCGACAACGCCGAAATGAAAATGCGTCTAGAGCAAATAGAAAAAGCATTGCACTCAAGTCAGAATCAAAAAAAGTAA
- a CDS encoding sensor histidine kinase yields the protein MYDLEFTSEDAYKKRLTYFKVIYFIGVAVSFVYIVKYNFEYKISEYNPVLIPGWLAFLLLPPLALKFTKNYLYSAISLGTVSISLLTYLLYTAGGGDAPGVFWLAAVPLVLGILIGLPGAVVGYFIVASIIIFFWYLKANDLGPNVIADYGDYGKEKLFNLVTFLIFSCFTTHQYIMGEERFMKRLMEKNLDIENLLRVLIHDIANTLSSMTYNLVKAKEDRENSISSLEFEKIEKAVDDINNLLAQVRHLKSVKDGKAALPLKPISLTLVLHEVYESTLGVAQKKGIKLSLDISRDRMLINGEKTILSNVVLLNLLNNAIKFSHPGDRIDLKAYSTDEQVIIEIQDYGIGIPEHILNQIFNLNAQTTRSGTQGEKGTGYGMPLVKEYLQMMDGTIEIHSQEKATQTQPRGTRVTLKLPLAKTTV from the coding sequence ATGTATGACTTAGAGTTCACATCTGAGGATGCGTATAAAAAACGACTGACCTATTTTAAAGTTATTTACTTTATTGGCGTCGCTGTATCTTTCGTCTATATCGTCAAATATAACTTCGAATATAAAATCTCCGAATACAACCCTGTCCTCATCCCGGGATGGTTGGCTTTCTTGTTGCTCCCGCCTTTAGCCCTTAAATTCACCAAGAACTATCTTTACTCGGCGATCTCTCTAGGCACTGTCTCCATCAGCCTCCTCACTTATCTGCTTTACACGGCCGGAGGAGGAGACGCCCCAGGGGTCTTTTGGCTTGCCGCCGTTCCTTTGGTCTTGGGAATTTTGATCGGACTTCCTGGCGCCGTGGTGGGTTACTTCATCGTTGCTTCGATCATCATCTTTTTCTGGTATCTTAAGGCCAACGACCTAGGACCGAATGTTATTGCAGACTATGGCGACTACGGAAAAGAAAAGCTCTTTAACCTTGTCACCTTTCTGATCTTCTCCTGCTTTACGACGCATCAATATATAATGGGCGAAGAACGTTTTATGAAACGCCTCATGGAGAAAAATCTCGATATCGAGAACCTTTTACGCGTTTTGATTCATGACATCGCTAACACTCTTTCTTCGATGACTTACAATTTGGTCAAAGCCAAAGAAGATCGCGAGAACAGCATCAGCTCTTTGGAGTTTGAAAAAATTGAAAAGGCTGTGGATGATATCAACAATCTGCTTGCGCAGGTGCGGCATTTAAAATCTGTTAAAGATGGAAAAGCTGCTCTGCCTTTGAAGCCGATCTCTCTCACCCTGGTTTTGCACGAAGTCTACGAGAGCACCTTGGGTGTGGCTCAGAAAAAAGGCATCAAGCTGTCTTTGGATATTTCCCGCGATCGCATGTTGATCAACGGTGAAAAAACCATCTTGAGCAACGTCGTTCTATTAAATCTTTTGAACAACGCCATTAAGTTCTCTCATCCGGGGGATCGCATTGATCTTAAAGCGTATTCGACCGATGAACAGGTTATCATCGAAATTCAAGATTATGGCATTGGGATTCCTGAGCATATTCTCAATCAGATCTTCAATCTCAATGCGCAAACGACTCGCTCTGGAACTCAAGGAGAAAAAGGCACTGGCTACGGCATGCCACTTGTAAAAGAATATTTACAGATGATGGATGGAACGATTGAAATCCACTCTCAAGAAAAAGCCACACAGACACAACCTCGTGGTACTCGTGTCACTTTGAAACTCCCTCTGGCTAAAACGACAGTATAG
- the map gene encoding type I methionyl aminopeptidase yields the protein MGIKPLSLEEIKKMTRACRIAADTLTYLDKYIKIGMTTNEIDQLCNDFMMSKGAKSACLGYHGYPKYTCTSVNEVVCHGVPDDKTVLQDGDIINVDVTAWIDGFFGDTSKMYMIGDVSEDAKDLVETARMARDRGIEAITPNGWTGDIGFETNKLVTRKGYTTVKEIGGHGVGRIFHEEPFVPSFGKKGKGDRLVPFHCITVEPMVNQGTDEIIEYAIPGSSIKYYHTADGLLSAQFEHTVLVTDTGYEILTLP from the coding sequence ATGGGAATCAAGCCTCTGTCTTTAGAAGAAATCAAAAAAATGACTCGTGCCTGCCGTATCGCGGCCGATACTTTGACCTACCTTGATAAGTACATCAAAATCGGCATGACGACGAACGAGATCGATCAACTCTGCAATGACTTTATGATGAGCAAAGGCGCGAAGTCCGCTTGTTTGGGATATCATGGATATCCTAAGTACACTTGCACTTCGGTGAATGAAGTGGTCTGCCACGGTGTTCCTGATGATAAAACGGTTCTTCAAGACGGCGACATCATCAACGTTGACGTAACAGCTTGGATTGATGGTTTCTTCGGTGACACGTCAAAAATGTATATGATTGGTGATGTTTCTGAAGACGCGAAAGATCTTGTCGAGACCGCTCGCATGGCTCGTGATCGTGGGATCGAAGCGATCACTCCCAACGGTTGGACCGGAGACATTGGCTTTGAAACCAATAAACTTGTAACCCGTAAGGGCTATACCACCGTAAAAGAGATCGGCGGCCACGGCGTTGGACGAATCTTCCACGAAGAACCCTTCGTGCCCTCTTTCGGTAAAAAGGGCAAGGGCGACCGTTTAGTTCCTTTTCACTGCATCACGGTAGAACCGATGGTCAACCAAGGAACTGACGAGATCATCGAATACGCAATCCCTGGATCGAGCATTAAGTACTATCATACTGCGGATGGTCTATTATCCGCACAGTTTGAACATACGGTACTTGTGACAGATACTGGATACGAAATTTTAACATTACCTTAG
- a CDS encoding J domain-containing protein gives MSFQASFKQILREKMGETSSSSQGNSSANLHADPLHLAYLLGQINRLEFQTPRGQYPAPKVRPQRKPHTLSASQRLSYEFLKTWIHDFSEGFTASELKKAFRQTAMILHPDQGGNVQQFLELKDHYENLRSLVP, from the coding sequence ATGAGTTTTCAAGCAAGTTTTAAGCAAATTCTTCGAGAGAAAATGGGTGAAACAAGCTCTTCTTCCCAGGGAAATAGCTCTGCAAACTTGCACGCAGATCCTCTGCATCTTGCTTATTTGCTTGGACAAATCAATCGTTTAGAATTCCAAACACCGCGAGGACAATACCCAGCACCGAAGGTTCGTCCTCAGAGAAAGCCGCATACTCTCTCTGCTTCCCAAAGACTTTCCTATGAGTTCCTCAAGACTTGGATCCATGACTTCTCAGAGGGGTTCACGGCTTCTGAGCTTAAGAAAGCGTTCCGCCAAACAGCGATGATCCTTCACCCCGACCAAGGCGGCAACGTGCAGCAGTTTCTTGAGCTGAAGGACCATTATGAAAACCTTCGCTCACTTGTGCCGTGA
- a CDS encoding RluA family pseudouridine synthase, translating to MKPVTKLPVVEKSKNWLIVNKPPGISVHNEAGDVRSVLKKQLHPGTFHDIYPVHRLDKETSGLLIVATEQETAANLSEQFQTHKAEKMYYAVLRGGMDVSEEWQEWSFPISDKSEGRKNPQGLLKDRMDAKTLYRVMSSNKFFSLVEVRLLTGRQHQIRKHAALAKHAIVGDTRYGDPKYNDKMAEIYKNERMYLHAFRLSLPIGGRVQTFETPLPTDFRELMK from the coding sequence ATGAAACCTGTAACTAAACTTCCTGTTGTCGAAAAATCTAAAAACTGGCTGATCGTGAATAAACCGCCAGGAATTTCTGTTCATAACGAAGCAGGTGACGTTCGCAGTGTTCTTAAAAAGCAACTGCACCCAGGAACTTTCCATGACATCTACCCCGTTCACCGTTTGGATAAAGAAACCAGCGGCCTTTTGATTGTCGCTACCGAACAAGAAACCGCTGCCAATTTGTCAGAGCAATTCCAAACTCACAAGGCGGAGAAAATGTACTACGCCGTTTTGCGTGGAGGCATGGACGTATCTGAAGAATGGCAAGAGTGGTCGTTTCCCATTTCTGACAAATCCGAAGGCCGTAAAAATCCACAAGGTCTTTTGAAAGATCGCATGGACGCAAAAACTTTGTACCGTGTGATGAGCTCTAATAAATTTTTCTCTTTGGTAGAAGTGCGTTTGCTCACAGGCCGTCAACATCAGATTCGTAAACACGCGGCTTTGGCAAAACATGCTATCGTCGGCGACACTCGCTACGGCGATCCAAAGTACAACGACAAAATGGCAGAGATCTACAAAAACGAACGCATGTATCTGCATGCATTCCGTTTAAGCTTGCCAATTGGAGGGCGCGTGCAGACATTTGAAACGCCTCTGCCAACTGATTTCCGCGAACTCATGAAATAG
- the ettA gene encoding energy-dependent translational throttle protein EttA gives MSQEIIYTMKGVSKVYPPQRYVLKDIYLSYFYGAKIGVLGLNGSGKSTLLRIMAGVDKDFLGEAFPSKTMKVGYFEQEPQLDNTMTVKENIFAGMGELPKLMKEYNAINDKFSDPDLDPDEMNKLIEKQGAIQEKLEALGAWDVDQKIEIVMDALRCPDGDLPVTNLSGGEKRRVALARLIMSEPDILLLDEPTNHLDAESVAWLEQYLSKFPGTVIAVTHDRYFLDNVAGWILELDRGEGIPWKGNYTSWLEQKDKRMANEAKDQARKAKTLERELDWIRQGAKARQAKSKARISNYENLIKEASPEKIQEMSIYIPPGPRLGDIVVEAKGITKAYNHKVLLDDVSFTIPRGAIVGVIGPNGVGKSTLFRMITGKEQPDSGTFKVGDTVKIAYVDQTRETLDPNKTIYEELSGGADVVQLGTREINARQYVSWFNFSGTDQQKKVGQLSGGERNRVNMAKILKEGANLLLLDEPTNDLDVNTMRALEEALLEFGGSAVVISHDRWFLDRVCTHIMAFEGESKIEFFPGNFSEYEEDRKKRLGENAGPKRVRFKMV, from the coding sequence ATGTCTCAAGAGATTATCTACACAATGAAGGGCGTAAGTAAAGTATATCCTCCACAAAGATACGTTTTGAAGGATATTTATCTTTCTTACTTCTATGGAGCGAAAATCGGAGTTTTGGGTCTGAACGGCTCTGGAAAATCCACTTTGCTCAGAATTATGGCAGGCGTAGACAAAGATTTTCTTGGTGAAGCCTTCCCATCGAAGACAATGAAAGTCGGTTACTTCGAGCAAGAACCACAGCTCGATAATACAATGACGGTGAAAGAAAATATTTTTGCCGGCATGGGCGAACTTCCAAAGTTGATGAAAGAATACAACGCCATCAATGACAAATTCAGCGATCCTGATTTGGATCCGGATGAGATGAACAAACTCATCGAAAAACAAGGCGCTATTCAGGAAAAATTAGAAGCGTTGGGCGCTTGGGATGTGGATCAAAAAATTGAAATCGTGATGGACGCTCTTCGCTGTCCAGATGGTGATCTGCCGGTAACAAACTTATCGGGTGGTGAAAAACGTCGTGTCGCCTTGGCAAGATTGATTATGTCAGAGCCAGATATTTTGTTGCTTGATGAGCCGACGAATCACTTGGACGCAGAATCTGTAGCATGGCTTGAACAATATCTTTCAAAATTCCCAGGAACCGTAATCGCTGTTACGCATGATCGTTATTTCTTGGATAATGTAGCTGGTTGGATTTTAGAATTGGATCGCGGTGAAGGTATTCCTTGGAAAGGGAACTACACATCTTGGCTTGAACAAAAAGACAAGCGCATGGCGAACGAAGCCAAAGACCAAGCTCGCAAAGCGAAAACTTTGGAGCGCGAGTTGGATTGGATTCGTCAAGGCGCGAAAGCTCGCCAAGCGAAATCGAAAGCCCGTATCTCTAACTATGAAAATCTAATTAAGGAAGCATCTCCTGAAAAAATCCAAGAGATGTCTATCTACATTCCACCGGGACCTCGTTTGGGTGATATCGTTGTTGAAGCTAAAGGCATCACGAAAGCTTATAACCACAAAGTTCTTTTGGACGATGTGAGTTTCACAATTCCTCGCGGCGCGATCGTCGGCGTAATTGGACCGAACGGTGTGGGTAAATCGACTTTGTTCCGCATGATCACTGGAAAAGAACAACCAGATTCTGGAACTTTCAAAGTCGGGGATACAGTGAAGATTGCTTACGTGGATCAAACACGTGAGACGTTGGATCCAAACAAGACGATCTATGAGGAGCTTTCTGGCGGCGCTGATGTCGTTCAGTTAGGAACCCGCGAGATCAATGCTCGTCAATACGTTTCTTGGTTTAACTTCTCTGGCACAGACCAACAGAAAAAAGTCGGTCAGTTATCGGGTGGTGAAAGAAACCGTGTGAACATGGCGAAGATCCTTAAAGAAGGTGCGAACCTTTTGCTTCTGGATGAGCCGACGAATGATCTGGATGTAAATACAATGCGTGCTCTTGAGGAAGCTCTTCTTGAGTTCGGTGGATCTGCCGTGGTGATTTCGCATGACCGTTGGTTCTTAGATCGTGTTTGCACGCATATCATGGCTTTCGAAGGGGAATCTAAAATTGAATTCTTCCCGGGGAACTTCTCTGAGTACGAGGAAGATCGTAAGAAACGTTTGGGCGAGAATGCTGGTCCAAAACGAGTTCGTTTCAAGATGGTTTAA
- a CDS encoding ParA family protein, with product MSTLAQQEFCITLSDLASFMEISSSEVKKKAETALKKKIKSLWLMPEEVRAVLLAEGYKYPHKVISIQMLKGGVAKTTSVLNMGLRAAMYGARVLFIDLDQQANLSFALGVEDESLPVWVDIAEKRKSIEECVRFVEPHVDLIPSSLNNSVLDRVLLNSNRNWAQIVKGPLEKIKHRYDLILIDTAPALSAVNTAVTVASDEVILPVNPDKFAFLGLQKNLTELDDIKRDFDLEFTKRILFTKFDGRENTSHELLQKCIESFEDSLMKGYIRTSSEVKNTVRSGKSLFAGKSPVKADYDFVTREMLGFV from the coding sequence ATGTCCACATTGGCGCAGCAGGAATTTTGCATCACTCTCAGTGATTTGGCCTCTTTCATGGAAATCTCTTCCAGCGAAGTCAAAAAGAAGGCCGAAACCGCACTGAAGAAAAAAATCAAATCCTTGTGGCTGATGCCTGAGGAAGTTCGCGCGGTTTTGCTTGCGGAAGGCTACAAATATCCTCACAAAGTCATTTCCATTCAAATGCTCAAGGGCGGAGTTGCGAAAACAACTTCCGTGTTGAACATGGGCTTGCGTGCGGCGATGTATGGCGCGCGTGTTCTATTTATCGATTTGGATCAGCAAGCAAATTTAAGTTTTGCCTTGGGTGTCGAGGACGAAAGTCTTCCGGTCTGGGTGGATATTGCAGAAAAACGCAAAAGTATTGAAGAGTGTGTGCGTTTTGTAGAACCGCATGTGGACCTCATTCCGTCTTCCTTAAACAATTCAGTTTTGGATCGTGTTTTGTTAAATTCCAATCGTAATTGGGCGCAAATCGTGAAAGGTCCGCTTGAAAAGATCAAGCATCGCTATGATCTTATTTTGATCGACACCGCTCCGGCATTGAGTGCAGTGAATACGGCCGTGACGGTGGCGTCGGATGAAGTGATCTTGCCGGTGAACCCCGATAAATTTGCGTTCTTAGGTTTGCAGAAGAATTTGACTGAGCTTGACGATATCAAGCGTGATTTCGATTTGGAATTCACCAAAAGGATTCTTTTCACGAAGTTCGACGGCCGTGAAAACACGAGTCATGAACTTTTACAGAAGTGCATCGAATCTTTTGAGGATTCCCTGATGAAGGGTTATATTCGAACTTCGTCAGAGGTGAAAAACACCGTTCGTTCGGGAAAAAGCCTTTTTGCCGGAAAATCTCCGGTGAAAGCGGATTACGATTTTGTGACACGTGAAATGTTAGGATTTGTCTAA
- a CDS encoding SWIB/MDM2 domain-containing protein, which yields MAKAKKATTKKAAAKKAAPKKAAKKAAAPKKAAAKKAAAPKKAKSARKPNAAFMKALTPSAALAAVVGASPLPRTEVVKKLWAYIKKNGLQDAKNKRNINADAKLKEVFGGKTTVSMFDMTKLVSKHLK from the coding sequence ATGGCAAAAGCTAAGAAAGCTACTACTAAGAAAGCTGCAGCTAAAAAAGCTGCTCCAAAAAAAGCTGCTAAGAAAGCCGCAGCTCCAAAAAAAGCAGCTGCTAAAAAAGCAGCAGCTCCAAAAAAAGCTAAGTCTGCTCGCAAACCAAATGCAGCATTCATGAAAGCTTTGACTCCATCTGCAGCTTTGGCAGCAGTTGTTGGCGCTTCTCCACTTCCACGCACTGAAGTTGTTAAAAAACTTTGGGCATACATCAAGAAGAACGGTCTTCAAGATGCTAAGAACAAAAGAAACATCAATGCTGATGCAAAACTTAAAGAAGTTTTCGGCGGCAAAACTACAGTTTCTATGTTCGACATGACTAAACTTGTTTCTAAGCACTTGAAATAG
- a CDS encoding BolA family protein, producing MSRASRLNEILEKALAPIHMEIENESHMHSVPPGSETHFKVLIVSAAFEGKSRIDRQRMVNDLLKEELQSGLHALTQKTLTPTEWEKQKSTMQFESPECLGGSKHDKNR from the coding sequence ATGTCCCGAGCTTCCCGTTTGAATGAAATTCTAGAAAAGGCTCTCGCTCCAATTCACATGGAGATCGAAAACGAGAGCCACATGCACTCTGTTCCTCCGGGAAGCGAAACTCATTTCAAAGTTCTGATTGTTTCTGCTGCATTTGAAGGCAAATCACGCATCGATCGTCAAAGAATGGTCAATGATCTTCTTAAAGAAGAACTTCAAAGCGGTTTACACGCATTGACGCAAAAGACCTTAACGCCTACAGAGTGGGAAAAGCAAAAATCCACAATGCAATTTGAATCACCTGAGTGCCTAGGCGGCAGCAAGCACGATAAAAACCGTTGA